DNA from Lactobacillus johnsonii:
AAAAATATTTTTATATCAATCCAGCGGTTGGCTTACTTGGAATTGATATGATAATTATTTTCCTAAATATATTTGTTGATGGATGGAATGCATTTTTACTAGCTGCTTTGTCTCAGGTAGTTACATCTATGACGATGAACTATGCAGAAGCAGGCTTTGATCGAAAATATCAAGTTCGTATTATGAGTAATAAACATTTCACTGAATTGAAAACTATGTTACTAGATAATTATAATGGTTTGACAATTTATGATGTTGTTGGTGGCTATAGCGATGATGATAAAAAACAATTACTTTTAGTAGTTGATACACGTGAGTACGGTCCTTTGATTAGTAAAATTCATGAAATTGACCCTGACGCATTTATTATTACTGATACAGTAGCTCGGGTTCATGGAGGCCAATGGGGACTATAGCCAGACTTTTTCGTACGTATTTTCTTTGAAGCCACAAGTTAATTTCTTACCGTCAGTTACTAACGGTCTCTTAATTAATTTGCCGTTTTGTGAGAGTAATATAGCAGCTTCCTCAATTGACATGGAATCAATCTGATCTTTTAAATGCATCTGACGATAGACTTGTCCCGATATATTAAAGAAATATCTTAAACCTCTATCTTGAAACTTATTTAGCCACTTAAGCAAGTCTTCTTGTTTAGGTGGCTTTTCTACTAAATCTTGATACTCATATGCAATATGGTGTTGATCTAGCCATTTTTGTGCTTTTTTAGAGGTGGAACAACGTTTGTATCCGTAAAATTTGATCATAATGTATTCCTTCTTAAAAAATATCTACTAATATTCTATTATTTTTTTAGAAATTTTGATATTGAATTGCTTTAAAAGAGGGATGAGAGTATACTGTAAGAGTTGTATTTGTGGAAACCTCACATCTGCAACCGCACGTTTATGAGGTTAGAAGAGAATTAACGTTAATTCCACCTCATGCGGCGAGTCTAAGTATTTTTTCGGAGGTGTACAAATGTACGCAGTTATTAAAACCGGTGGTAAGCAATACAAGGTTGCTAAGGGCGACAGCGTTTTTGTTGAAAAACTTGAAGTTAAGCCTGGTGACGAAGTAACTTTTGATGAAGTTATTCTTGTAAACGATGGTAAATCAACTAAGATTGGTACTCCAGTAGTTGAAGGTGCTAAAGTTGTTGCTAAAGTTGAAAAGCAAGGCAAAGAAAAGAAAGTTGTTACTTTCAAGTACAAGCCTAAGAAGCACTCACACACTAAGTATGGTCACCGTCAACCTTACACTAAGGTAACTATCGAAAGCATTGAAGCTTAATTAAGGGGTGAAACAAATTATGATGATTAATAATCTTGAAGCACTTAAATTATTTGCCCACCACAAGGGTGGTGGTTCAACTGCTAACGGTCGTAACTCAGCTGGTCGTCGTTTAGGCGCAAAGCGTGCTGATGGTCAAAAGATCAATGCAGGTTCAATTATTTTCCGTCAACGCGGTACTAAGATCCACCCAGGTAAGAACGTTGGTATTGGTGGCGACGACACTTTGTTTGCTTTAACTAGTGGCGTTGTTAAATTCGAACGTTTGGGCAGAGATCGTAAACAAGTTTCTGTTTACCCAGTTGAAGAAGCAAAATAATTTTCTTTTGCAGGCTGGACGTCCCTAAGGAACGTTCAGTCTTTTTTTATCTACTCAGGAGGATCCAAGCCTATGTCTTCAGATCAAGAGTTATTAACTTTACTTAATAATCGAATTAGTAAAACTACTAAATTGATTAAAGAAAAGCAGGCAGATGCGTTAGTCATTTTTAATCAAGCTAATTATCGCTTTTTAACCAATTTTTCTGGTGAAGAAGCTGAACTTATTTTAACTGCAAATGGAGATCGCATTTTATTATCTGATTCACGTTTCAAAGATCAAATTCGCCATCAGGCACCTGGCGAAATGAAGGTAGTTATGCAAACTATGGACGTGATAAAAGAAATTGCCGGCCAACTAAAGCAGCTAGATGTTAAAACTGTTCTAGTTGAAGGAGAATTTATTTCTGCAACTCAATTTGAGGCTCTTAAGCAGGCTTGTCCTGATCTTAATTTTATTTTAAATGCTGAATTAGTAGAAACAGTTCGTAACATAAAAGATGAGCTAGAATTAGAAACTTTGCAAAAGGCAATTGATATTTCAGCTCAAAGTTTTAAAGAAATTTTGCCTTTAATTGAGCCGGGTGTTAGTGAGCGTGCTATTGGAGCAAAATTAGATTATTTGTTCAAAATGAATGGTGGAGATGGCCCTTCGTTTGAGACAATAATTGCTTCCGGATACCGCGGTAGTTGGGCCCATGGTGTTGCGAGTGATAAAAAGATTCAAAAAGGTGAATTAATTGTAATTGACTTTGGAAGTTTTTATCATGGTTATACCGCAGATATTACTAGAACAGTTGCTTTAGGCCAAGTAGAGCCTGAACTAGAAAAAATATATTATATTGTACTAGAAGCACAAAAACGGGGAATTGCAGCTGCAATTGCTGGAAATACTGGTAAAGATATCGATCAAGCTGGTAGAAACTACATTAAAGAGCAAGGATATGGAGAGTACTTTGGTCACGGTATTGGTCATGGAATTGGCTTAGAAGTGCATGAACTCTGTACGCCAGCAATGCCATATAGTAAAGAAGTTATGAAAAATAATATGGCAATCACGGTTGAGCCAGGAATTTATTTGCCAGACCGTGGCGGTGTTAGAATTGAAGATGATGTTTTAATTAAAGATAATCATCCATATGTGATGTCACAGTTGCCAAAAGATGAACTTTTAATCTTATAATTTTGTGTAATTATGCGGTTAATGTTGCGAAACAATAGATAAGATTGGT
Protein-coding regions in this window:
- the rplU gene encoding 50S ribosomal protein L21, which translates into the protein MYAVIKTGGKQYKVAKGDSVFVEKLEVKPGDEVTFDEVILVNDGKSTKIGTPVVEGAKVVAKVEKQGKEKKVVTFKYKPKKHSHTKYGHRQPYTKVTIESIEA
- a CDS encoding arsenate reductase family protein, with product MIKFYGYKRCSTSKKAQKWLDQHHIAYEYQDLVEKPPKQEDLLKWLNKFQDRGLRYFFNISGQVYRQMHLKDQIDSMSIEEAAILLSQNGKLIKRPLVTDGKKLTCGFKENTYEKVWL
- a CDS encoding aminopeptidase P family protein; translation: MSSDQELLTLLNNRISKTTKLIKEKQADALVIFNQANYRFLTNFSGEEAELILTANGDRILLSDSRFKDQIRHQAPGEMKVVMQTMDVIKEIAGQLKQLDVKTVLVEGEFISATQFEALKQACPDLNFILNAELVETVRNIKDELELETLQKAIDISAQSFKEILPLIEPGVSERAIGAKLDYLFKMNGGDGPSFETIIASGYRGSWAHGVASDKKIQKGELIVIDFGSFYHGYTADITRTVALGQVEPELEKIYYIVLEAQKRGIAAAIAGNTGKDIDQAGRNYIKEQGYGEYFGHGIGHGIGLEVHELCTPAMPYSKEVMKNNMAITVEPGIYLPDRGGVRIEDDVLIKDNHPYVMSQLPKDELLIL
- the rpmA gene encoding 50S ribosomal protein L27; translated protein: MMINNLEALKLFAHHKGGGSTANGRNSAGRRLGAKRADGQKINAGSIIFRQRGTKIHPGKNVGIGGDDTLFALTSGVVKFERLGRDRKQVSVYPVEEAK